In Phormidium yuhuli AB48, one genomic interval encodes:
- a CDS encoding family 10 glycosylhydrolase — translation MVALFSACSSTSSRLVTRLGGAVSAGASARVSSMALTLFLGLGQVLVSSGEAQAQFRPSNPCHLPSEAIVETETLRQAGLQGDAEAQAQYRRLIQNHATELEACRRQNWPQNLALWLRLYPCDARPGVLDAVLDRIVSRGYNEVYVEVFYDGQVLLPLNDNPTVWPSVVRSPELGDHDLLAEVIRKGHERGLKVYAWVFTMNFGYSYGQRADRFNAVARNGANESTLNRTRPEGTVYDRELHSYASQTFIDPYSPEARRDYEWLLNAILQRQPDGVLFDYVRYPRLPGGDSVASNVRQLWIHGEASRNALLNRSRNGLARGLLERYLQQGHLSNGDVQEIRNRHPGDEEPRWQAVSRPASSLQQYLWNLTVAHAVQGILDFVHRSADQVSRNNIPSGVVFFPNGNKPVGEQGFDSRLQPWDRFSPSMEWHPMVYGVCGDTSCLTDQMERVMAFASEETRVVPALAGVWGQPMTNRPSLETQMSAIRQVAPGVDSMSHFAYSWQFPESDQERKTCRMR, via the coding sequence ATGGTAGCCCTGTTTTCTGCCTGTTCCTCCACCTCATCGAGGCTGGTGACCCGTTTAGGAGGTGCCGTCTCTGCTGGCGCCTCAGCCCGAGTGTCCTCGATGGCGTTGACCCTATTTCTGGGACTGGGACAGGTTCTTGTGAGTTCTGGGGAGGCTCAGGCTCAGTTTCGCCCCTCCAATCCCTGTCATCTCCCGAGTGAGGCGATAGTGGAAACGGAAACTTTACGTCAGGCCGGACTCCAGGGAGATGCTGAAGCGCAAGCACAGTATCGTCGTCTGATTCAAAACCACGCCACTGAATTAGAAGCCTGTCGCCGGCAGAATTGGCCACAAAACCTGGCCCTCTGGTTACGACTGTATCCCTGCGATGCTCGGCCGGGGGTCTTGGATGCCGTCCTCGATCGCATCGTCAGTCGTGGCTATAACGAGGTGTATGTGGAGGTCTTTTATGATGGACAAGTCCTCTTACCCCTCAATGATAATCCCACGGTTTGGCCCTCGGTGGTGCGATCGCCCGAATTGGGAGATCATGACTTGTTAGCGGAGGTGATCCGTAAAGGTCATGAACGAGGACTCAAGGTTTATGCTTGGGTCTTTACAATGAATTTTGGCTATTCCTACGGACAACGGGCCGATCGATTCAATGCTGTGGCCCGCAATGGTGCTAATGAGTCCACCCTCAACCGGACGCGGCCGGAAGGGACAGTCTATGACCGAGAACTCCATAGTTACGCCTCCCAGACCTTTATTGACCCCTACAGTCCCGAGGCCCGGCGGGATTATGAATGGCTCCTCAACGCAATCCTGCAACGGCAACCCGATGGAGTCTTGTTTGACTATGTTCGCTATCCTCGTCTTCCCGGGGGAGATTCCGTCGCCAGTAATGTCCGGCAACTCTGGATTCATGGCGAAGCCTCTCGCAATGCCTTGTTAAACCGCTCTCGTAACGGTCTGGCCCGTGGATTATTGGAGCGCTATTTACAACAAGGCCATTTAAGTAATGGTGATGTGCAAGAGATTCGTAACCGTCATCCCGGCGATGAGGAACCTCGCTGGCAAGCCGTGAGTCGGCCAGCCTCGTCCCTACAACAGTATCTCTGGAATTTGACCGTAGCTCATGCGGTGCAGGGAATCCTCGATTTTGTTCATCGTTCCGCTGACCAAGTGAGTCGAAATAACATTCCCTCAGGAGTGGTATTTTTCCCCAATGGCAATAAACCCGTGGGGGAACAGGGATTTGATTCCCGTCTGCAACCCTGGGACCGCTTTTCTCCCTCCATGGAGTGGCATCCGATGGTGTATGGGGTTTGTGGGGATACCAGTTGTTTAACAGACCAAATGGAACGGGTGATGGCTTTTGCCTCAGAGGAAACCCGCGTGGTTCCGGCCCTAGCTGGGGTTTGGGGCCAGCCAATGACGAATCGCCCCTCTCTGGAGACTCAGATGTCTGCGATTCGTCAAGTTGCCCCTGGGGTAGATTCCATGAGTCATTTTGCCTATTCGTGGCAATTTCCTGAATCAGACCAGGAACGGAAAACTTGCCGGATGCGCTAA
- a CDS encoding DUF488 domain-containing protein has protein sequence MELFSIGHSNSQIEVFLGLLQQHQITALADVRSSPYSRFLPHFNQESLKSSLAKVGIHYVFLGKELGAKPSNLACYVGNKARYDKIAATEEFQQGLERLVRGLQRHRIAVMCAEKDPLTCHRAILVCRQAQLLNPEITIHHILQSGELESQHQLEERLLIKQGFQAVTSQPIPVVQLSLFTTPEETLPSREECLAQAYERQGEEIAYVET, from the coding sequence ATGGAACTTTTCAGCATTGGACATTCCAACTCCCAAATTGAGGTCTTTTTAGGTCTTCTCCAACAGCATCAGATTACTGCCTTGGCTGATGTGCGATCGTCTCCCTATAGCCGTTTTTTACCCCACTTCAATCAGGAGTCGCTGAAGTCGTCCTTAGCAAAGGTGGGAATTCACTATGTCTTTTTAGGAAAAGAACTTGGGGCAAAACCGAGCAATTTAGCCTGTTATGTGGGGAATAAGGCTCGGTATGACAAAATTGCAGCCACGGAGGAGTTTCAACAGGGACTGGAGCGACTGGTGAGGGGATTGCAGCGCCATCGTATTGCAGTCATGTGCGCTGAGAAAGACCCTCTCACCTGTCATCGCGCGATTCTGGTCTGTCGTCAGGCTCAACTGCTCAATCCTGAGATTACGATCCATCATATCCTCCAAAGCGGCGAGTTAGAATCTCAGCATCAGCTCGAAGAACGACTCCTGATTAAACAAGGATTTCAGGCCGTCACCAGTCAGCCGATACCGGTAGTGCAACTGTCTCTGTTCACGACTCCCGAAGAGACGCTTCCCAGTCGGGAGGAGTGTTTAGCTCAAGCCTATGAACGTCAGGGAGAGGAAATTGCCTATGTTGAGACGTGA
- a CDS encoding DUF488 domain-containing protein produces MNDSIQLFTIGFTKKGAKTFFESLQNAGVKRLLDIRLNNVSQLAGFAKKADLEYFLKTICDIDYIHLLDLAPTKEIVDEYKKNKGDWQQYEVQFLELIRQRKIEDKVSPDLIDGACFLCSEASPNHCHRRLVAEYLNQQWGNVDIQHL; encoded by the coding sequence ATGAACGATTCAATTCAACTCTTTACCATTGGCTTTACCAAAAAAGGTGCTAAAACCTTCTTTGAATCTCTGCAAAATGCAGGAGTTAAACGACTTCTAGACATTCGTTTAAACAATGTCTCTCAACTGGCAGGGTTTGCCAAAAAAGCAGATTTAGAATACTTCTTAAAAACAATTTGTGATATTGACTATATCCATCTCCTGGATTTAGCGCCCACCAAAGAAATTGTTGATGAATACAAGAAAAATAAAGGGGATTGGCAACAGTACGAAGTACAGTTTTTAGAGTTAATTCGTCAACGTAAGATTGAAGACAAAGTTTCTCCCGATCTCATTGATGGAGCCTGTTTCCTCTGTAGTGAAGCCAGCCCCAATCATTGTCATCGACGTTTGGTTGCTGAATATCTTAATCAACAGTGGGGAAATGTTGACATTCAGCATCTTTGA
- a CDS encoding dual OB domain-containing protein — translation MTTLICLANSWKHKGRCLAGINPETGQWIRPVSDLEDGRIPKRVGSVDVEAIKLLEVWEIPLDDTGPDFGFASENRRILPGTWRKLGAVTVEAVLPYCQNETEILHNRRAYVTIPQLQFLPFEQRRTLQLVETQELMTSLVRVRQQGGQQWKGELVTTGGRRLEGRITDPELVKRLDWGYEPSPHCLVTVSLGMPWVPPDWQGDAPCWKLMAGVIDVGKRQ, via the coding sequence ATGACAACACTCATTTGCCTTGCGAACTCTTGGAAACATAAAGGACGATGTCTAGCGGGGATTAATCCGGAAACAGGGCAATGGATTCGACCGGTTTCTGACTTAGAAGATGGTCGCATTCCCAAGCGAGTCGGTTCGGTGGATGTGGAGGCGATTAAACTCCTAGAGGTTTGGGAAATTCCTTTGGATGATACAGGACCGGATTTTGGCTTTGCGTCGGAGAATCGACGAATTTTGCCGGGAACTTGGCGAAAGTTGGGGGCAGTGACTGTAGAGGCAGTCTTGCCCTACTGTCAAAATGAAACTGAGATTTTGCATAATAGACGAGCCTATGTGACGATTCCCCAGCTTCAATTTTTGCCGTTTGAGCAACGACGAACGTTGCAGTTAGTGGAGACGCAAGAGTTGATGACGAGTTTGGTCAGAGTCCGTCAACAGGGGGGTCAGCAATGGAAGGGGGAGTTGGTCACTACGGGGGGACGGCGATTGGAGGGACGAATTACAGATCCTGAGTTGGTGAAACGCCTGGATTGGGGCTATGAACCCAGTCCCCATTGTCTGGTGACGGTGAGTTTGGGGATGCCCTGGGTTCCCCCGGATTGGCAGGGAGATGCCCCCTGTTGGAAGTTGATGG